One window of the Bradyrhizobium sp. NP1 genome contains the following:
- a CDS encoding sorbosone dehydrogenase family protein translates to MRALEIAHSVKRRRLALLLVAVAGLGLAGCNYEGGDPRTEIGANPELPALQQYLLPPIRIAKVAAWGKETPTVAPGLQVHAMATGLEHPRSLYVLPNGDVLVVEANGPKAPIYRPKDIITGWVQWFAGAKAKDANRITLLRDTNGDGVPELRTVFLDHLNSPFGVALVGNDLYVANTDAIIRYPYREGQTSITAPGTKLTDLPGGPIDHHWTKTLLASPDGSKLYVGVGSNSNIGENGIGAEYERAAIWEVDRASGAHRIFASGVRNPTGLQWEPETGKLWAIANERDEIGPDLVPDYLTSVQDGGFYGWPYSYFGRHLDPRIMPQRPDLVARAITPDYALSSHVAPLGLAMYTGADLPASYRGGAFVGEHGSWDRTPLNGYKVVFVPFSGGKPSGPAQDVVTGFLDANNHARGRPVGLAVDRAGGLLIADDVGNTVWRVSSAKPGTTPRPAS, encoded by the coding sequence ATGCGAGCTCTCGAAATTGCACATTCGGTAAAGCGGCGGCGTCTGGCCCTTCTGCTTGTCGCGGTCGCGGGGTTGGGACTGGCTGGCTGCAATTATGAAGGCGGCGACCCGAGGACGGAGATCGGCGCCAACCCTGAGCTGCCCGCGCTGCAGCAATATCTGTTGCCGCCGATCCGGATCGCGAAAGTCGCCGCTTGGGGAAAGGAAACTCCGACGGTGGCGCCGGGATTGCAGGTCCATGCAATGGCGACTGGCCTTGAGCATCCGCGGTCCCTCTACGTTCTCCCGAACGGAGACGTATTGGTCGTCGAGGCCAATGGTCCGAAAGCGCCGATTTACCGGCCCAAGGACATCATCACCGGCTGGGTACAGTGGTTCGCCGGCGCCAAGGCAAAGGACGCAAACCGCATCACGCTGCTGCGCGACACCAATGGCGACGGCGTCCCTGAGCTGAGAACGGTGTTTCTCGACCACCTCAATTCGCCGTTTGGGGTGGCGCTGGTCGGCAATGATCTTTACGTCGCCAACACCGACGCCATCATCCGCTATCCCTATCGGGAGGGCCAGACCAGCATTACCGCCCCCGGCACCAAGCTTACCGATCTTCCTGGCGGCCCGATCGATCACCACTGGACGAAAACTTTGTTGGCGAGTCCGGACGGCTCCAAGCTCTATGTCGGCGTCGGATCAAACAGCAATATCGGCGAAAACGGAATCGGGGCCGAATACGAGCGTGCTGCGATTTGGGAGGTCGACCGGGCATCCGGTGCGCATCGCATCTTCGCCAGCGGCGTACGCAATCCGACCGGCCTGCAGTGGGAGCCTGAGACCGGCAAGCTCTGGGCCATCGCCAACGAACGCGACGAGATCGGGCCCGACCTGGTTCCGGATTATTTGACCTCGGTGCAGGACGGCGGCTTCTACGGTTGGCCCTACAGCTACTTCGGCCGGCATCTGGACCCGAGGATCATGCCGCAGCGGCCCGACCTGGTGGCGAGAGCGATCACGCCGGATTATGCCTTGAGCTCCCACGTGGCACCCCTGGGACTGGCGATGTACACGGGCGCCGACCTTCCCGCGAGCTACCGGGGCGGTGCCTTCGTAGGCGAACACGGAAGCTGGGACCGAACGCCGCTCAACGGCTACAAGGTGGTGTTCGTGCCGTTCAGCGGCGGAAAGCCCAGCGGCCCCGCGCAGGATGTCGTCACGGGCTTCCTCGATGCAAACAATCACGCCCGTGGAAGGCCGGTCGGGCTGGCCGTCGATCGGGCTGGCGGTCTCCTGATCGCCGACGATGTCGGCAACACGGTCTGGCGCGTGTCGTCCGCCAAGCCGGGTACTACGCCAAGGCCGGCGAGCTAG
- a CDS encoding ABC transporter substrate-binding protein: protein MKVGTFVSVADAPIFIAVEKGYFAQQNIKVELSQITTGALATTALASGALDVAGNAPSAGLYNAIRQGIDIKLVADKGSSPPGHGYMALVARSEIAGEIKSASDLAGRTVAVAGFNTGVSNEVMMARLTEPAGVKANSVNFIQLSFADTLAGLGTGRVDVGVLVEPLVTQAVEKGVGRIWRRVDEVYPGQQYTVIIYGPGIVGRPDVADRFMVAYLQGARFYNDALAGRVSREELVDILVKHTTVKDRSLYDKMVFPGINPKGYLNVEGMAEDMKWYVQAGQMRKEVDLKKIVDHSYVDRALKVIEGK from the coding sequence GTGAAGGTCGGGACGTTCGTGTCGGTGGCCGACGCTCCCATCTTCATCGCGGTGGAGAAGGGGTACTTCGCCCAGCAAAACATCAAGGTTGAGCTGTCGCAGATTACCACGGGCGCGCTCGCCACCACGGCGCTCGCGAGTGGTGCTCTCGATGTCGCCGGCAACGCTCCCAGCGCCGGGCTCTACAATGCCATCCGGCAGGGGATCGACATCAAGCTCGTCGCTGACAAGGGCAGCTCGCCTCCGGGTCACGGCTATATGGCGCTGGTCGCACGCAGCGAGATTGCCGGCGAGATCAAGTCGGCGTCTGATCTTGCCGGTCGCACCGTCGCGGTTGCGGGTTTCAACACGGGCGTAAGCAATGAAGTGATGATGGCCCGGCTGACGGAGCCTGCGGGTGTCAAGGCAAACAGCGTCAACTTCATCCAGTTGAGTTTCGCAGACACCCTTGCCGGGCTGGGTACCGGGCGTGTCGATGTCGGCGTGCTCGTCGAGCCGCTCGTCACACAAGCGGTCGAGAAGGGCGTCGGCCGAATCTGGAGACGAGTGGATGAGGTGTATCCCGGCCAGCAATATACCGTCATCATCTACGGTCCCGGCATCGTCGGTCGGCCCGACGTTGCCGACCGGTTCATGGTTGCCTACCTGCAGGGTGCCCGGTTCTATAATGACGCGCTCGCCGGCCGCGTCTCGCGGGAGGAATTGGTTGATATTCTGGTGAAGCACACCACGGTCAAGGATCGCTCCCTTTATGACAAGATGGTTTTTCCGGGCATCAATCCAAAGGGCTATCTGAATGTCGAGGGCATGGCCGAAGACATGAAATGGTACGTTCAAGCTGGACAGATGCGGAAAGAGGTCGATCTCAAAAAGATCGTTGATCACTCATATGTCGATCGTGCCCTGAAGGTGATCGAAGGAAAGTAA
- a CDS encoding adenylate/guanylate cyclase domain-containing protein, whose translation MPKFLRIGVHQSNVSGYTSKAWCVRRVGPAVFLKWGAVEVQGAGDGRKVYWTLPPRVKTIRCGTAQRAKDYAKAAIARRRNHRYEPLTGPIAIRRRSAGRGAELERTLATILFVDIVRSTEQAARLGDARWTQVMSHYYAVVRRELKTLRGKEVVTTGDGLLATFEAPAAGVRCATAIREAVRTLGLEIRVGLHAGEYKVSGAEVVGLAFHIGARVAAKARAGEVLVSSAVKDLMSQSGIRFQDRGLHQLKGVPERWRLYRVER comes from the coding sequence ATGCCCAAGTTTCTTCGCATCGGAGTCCATCAGTCGAACGTTTCCGGATACACATCAAAGGCATGGTGTGTTCGACGGGTTGGCCCGGCGGTTTTCCTGAAGTGGGGCGCCGTCGAGGTCCAAGGCGCCGGAGATGGGCGAAAGGTTTACTGGACGCTTCCACCGAGGGTGAAAACAATTCGTTGCGGCACGGCGCAGCGTGCCAAAGACTATGCAAAAGCCGCGATCGCGCGGCGACGCAACCATCGCTATGAACCGTTGACGGGACCTATAGCGATCCGGCGCCGATCCGCCGGCCGTGGCGCCGAACTCGAACGAACGCTCGCCACGATCCTCTTTGTCGATATCGTCCGCTCCACCGAACAAGCCGCGCGGCTCGGCGATGCCCGCTGGACGCAGGTGATGAGTCACTATTACGCCGTCGTCCGCAGAGAGCTGAAGACCTTGCGCGGAAAGGAAGTCGTGACGACGGGGGACGGACTGCTCGCGACGTTCGAGGCGCCGGCTGCCGGGGTGCGCTGCGCGACCGCGATCCGCGAGGCCGTGCGCACGCTGGGGCTGGAGATCAGGGTGGGGCTGCATGCGGGCGAATACAAGGTGAGCGGAGCCGAGGTGGTCGGTCTCGCGTTTCACATCGGCGCGCGCGTCGCCGCGAAAGCGCGTGCCGGCGAAGTCCTGGTCTCGAGCGCGGTCAAGGATCTGATGTCGCAGTCTGGAATCCGCTTCCAGGACCGCGGTCTTCACCAACTCAAAGGCGTGCCGGAGCGATGGCGCCTGTACCGGGTCGAACGTTAA
- a CDS encoding DUF2231 domain-containing protein, giving the protein MLVSFSAAYFVGAFVTDLAYWQTPDVVWERFSIWLITAGLIFAGLATVAYVIDLAAARRIDRPAWPRVIGYALASALALTNALVHSRDGYTAVVPTGLMLSGLVVFVLLLTAWVARSLSNRVGG; this is encoded by the coding sequence ATGCTGGTGTCGTTTTCGGCCGCCTATTTCGTCGGCGCATTCGTCACCGATCTTGCCTATTGGCAGACGCCCGATGTGGTCTGGGAGAGGTTCTCGATCTGGCTGATCACTGCGGGCCTGATCTTCGCCGGCCTTGCCACCGTCGCTTATGTGATCGACCTCGCAGCCGCCAGACGGATCGATCGGCCGGCCTGGCCTCGCGTGATCGGTTACGCTCTCGCGAGCGCGCTCGCACTGACAAATGCCCTTGTTCACAGCCGCGACGGTTACACCGCAGTGGTACCGACCGGCCTGATGCTGTCCGGTCTCGTCGTCTTCGTTCTCCTGTTGACGGCCTGGGTGGCTCGCTCCCTGTCGAATCGTGTTGGAGGATGA
- the rpoH gene encoding RNA polymerase sigma factor RpoH, whose amino-acid sequence MLERDKEYELARRWRELGDRDAADQIVTSHLRLAAKIAKGYRGYGLPLSEIIAEGNVGLMQALNRFEPEKGFRFATYAIWWIRACIQDYILRSWSIVKIGTTTNQKKLFFKLRTAKSKIAAFESGDLHPDQVASIAKDLAVPDHDVVEMNRRLGGDKSINAPVRDDGEAGEWQDHLVDQSPSPESIVVEQDEKERRLKALVAAIDVLDDRERRIFEARQLADEPQTLEDLAERFKVSRERIRQIEVRAFEKVRKAVKNFIARTPATTQGAWST is encoded by the coding sequence ATGCTCGAGAGGGATAAAGAGTATGAGCTCGCCAGGCGTTGGCGCGAGCTCGGCGACCGCGACGCCGCGGACCAGATCGTCACAAGTCATCTGCGTCTCGCCGCAAAGATCGCAAAGGGCTACCGCGGCTATGGCCTGCCTCTTTCGGAAATCATCGCCGAAGGTAATGTCGGCCTTATGCAGGCGTTGAACCGTTTCGAGCCGGAGAAAGGCTTCCGTTTCGCCACCTATGCGATCTGGTGGATCAGGGCCTGCATACAGGACTACATCCTGCGCTCCTGGTCGATCGTGAAGATCGGCACGACGACCAACCAGAAGAAGCTCTTCTTCAAGCTGCGGACGGCGAAAAGCAAGATCGCCGCTTTCGAGAGCGGCGATCTGCATCCCGATCAGGTCGCTTCGATCGCAAAGGATCTCGCTGTCCCGGACCACGACGTCGTTGAGATGAATCGCCGGCTCGGCGGCGACAAGTCGATCAACGCCCCGGTTCGGGACGATGGTGAAGCCGGCGAGTGGCAAGATCATCTGGTTGATCAGTCGCCGTCACCGGAATCCATCGTCGTCGAACAGGACGAGAAGGAACGCCGGCTCAAGGCACTGGTGGCTGCGATCGACGTACTGGACGACCGCGAACGTCGCATCTTCGAGGCGCGCCAACTCGCCGACGAACCACAGACGCTCGAAGATCTCGCGGAGAGATTCAAGGTGTCTCGTGAACGCATTCGGCAGATCGAGGTGCGCGCCTTCGAGAAGGTACGCAAGGCCGTCAAAAACTTCATCGCAAGGACACCGGCGACGACGCAGGGTGCCTGGAGCACCTGA
- a CDS encoding FdhF/YdeP family oxidoreductase, with product MSDDDVVGVGEYEGAAAGWGALKAVAEAVRSQKAVVKETRGLLNMNQPHGFDCPGCAWPDPKHTSSFEFCENGAKAVSWEATAKRTTPEFFAAHTVSELWNWSDFDLENEGRLTHPMAYDRATDRYLPISWDEALAKIGAALRQLPSPDMAEFYTSGRASNEAAFLYQLFAREYGTNNFPDCSNMCHEATSVGLPESIGVGKGTVTLEDFDHCDAIFCIGHNPGTNHPRMLTTLREASKRGVPIIVFNPLRERGLERFTSPQHPLEMLTLNSTPIASTYYQVKVGGDIAVLKGMMKTLVALDAKSLAEGGPGVLDRDFIRNHTAGIDELLADLDATSWDAIEEASGLSRSEIELVGNIYAKAERVIINYGMGITQHRHGTGNVQQIANLLMLRGNIGRKGAGISPLRGHSNVQGDRTVGITEIPDDALLNGLARVFGFEPPRDKGHNAIEAIEAIRDGRSKALVCLGGNLAVAMADPEVTFKAMRNLDLAVHIATKLNRSHLLMAKQSFILPCLGRTEVDIQASGRQSVTVEDSVSMVHASRGGLQPASEHLRSEPAIIAGMALATLPNTRVGWAELVSDYGKIRDAIEAVFPAFADFNDRIKTPGGFRLYVAASEREWLTPTKKANFIVYPGVEEGDPRLADDEALTLTTIRSHDQYNTTIYGMNDRYRGITGRRDVVFVNERDLSSRGLKHGDLVDVSVASDAGSKPGARAMRNLTAVAFNIAQGSVAAYYPEANVLVALDHYDEKSGTPSYKSVPVVVRASVK from the coding sequence ATGAGCGATGACGATGTCGTTGGCGTCGGCGAGTATGAAGGCGCTGCAGCGGGCTGGGGCGCGCTGAAAGCGGTGGCGGAAGCCGTCCGCAGCCAGAAGGCCGTCGTGAAGGAAACACGCGGTCTCCTCAACATGAACCAGCCGCACGGATTCGACTGTCCGGGCTGCGCCTGGCCCGACCCGAAACATACGTCCTCATTCGAGTTCTGCGAAAATGGCGCGAAGGCCGTGTCATGGGAGGCGACTGCCAAGCGGACGACCCCCGAATTCTTCGCGGCCCATACCGTCAGCGAACTCTGGAACTGGTCGGACTTCGACCTGGAGAACGAGGGGCGCCTGACGCATCCGATGGCCTACGACCGGGCAACCGATCGATACCTGCCGATTTCGTGGGATGAGGCGCTCGCGAAGATCGGTGCAGCGCTCCGTCAGTTGCCCAGCCCCGACATGGCTGAGTTCTACACATCCGGCCGCGCCTCCAATGAGGCGGCGTTTCTCTACCAGCTGTTCGCACGGGAATACGGTACCAACAATTTTCCCGATTGCTCCAACATGTGTCACGAGGCAACGAGCGTCGGATTGCCGGAATCGATTGGGGTCGGCAAGGGAACGGTAACGCTCGAGGATTTCGATCACTGCGACGCGATCTTTTGCATCGGCCACAATCCCGGGACCAATCATCCACGTATGCTGACGACACTGCGAGAGGCGTCAAAGCGAGGAGTTCCAATAATCGTGTTCAACCCGCTGCGCGAGCGCGGATTGGAGCGGTTCACCTCGCCGCAGCACCCGCTCGAGATGCTGACGCTGAATTCGACGCCGATCGCGTCGACCTATTATCAGGTGAAGGTCGGCGGCGATATCGCGGTGCTCAAGGGAATGATGAAGACGCTCGTGGCGCTCGATGCAAAAAGCCTCGCCGAAGGCGGCCCGGGTGTTCTCGACCGCGACTTCATCAGGAATCATACCGCCGGCATCGATGAGTTGCTGGCTGACCTCGACGCCACCTCGTGGGACGCGATCGAGGAGGCGTCCGGTCTGTCACGGTCGGAGATCGAATTAGTCGGCAATATCTATGCCAAGGCGGAGCGGGTCATCATCAACTACGGCATGGGGATCACCCAGCATCGTCACGGGACCGGCAATGTGCAACAGATCGCCAATCTCTTGATGCTCCGTGGCAATATCGGGCGCAAGGGCGCCGGCATTTCTCCGCTGCGTGGCCACTCGAACGTACAGGGGGACCGAACGGTCGGCATCACCGAGATTCCGGACGACGCGCTCTTGAACGGATTGGCGCGCGTTTTCGGATTCGAGCCGCCACGCGACAAGGGCCATAATGCGATCGAAGCGATTGAGGCGATCCGTGATGGACGCTCGAAGGCTCTGGTCTGTCTTGGCGGCAATCTCGCCGTTGCGATGGCCGATCCGGAAGTCACGTTCAAGGCGATGCGGAACCTCGATCTGGCGGTCCATATCGCCACCAAGCTCAATCGTTCCCATCTGCTGATGGCGAAGCAATCCTTTATTCTTCCTTGTCTCGGACGCACCGAGGTCGATATTCAGGCGTCGGGCCGCCAGTCGGTCACGGTAGAAGATTCAGTGTCGATGGTTCACGCCTCGCGCGGTGGCCTGCAGCCCGCGTCGGAGCATCTCAGGTCAGAACCAGCCATCATCGCCGGGATGGCTCTGGCCACGCTGCCGAACACGCGGGTCGGATGGGCCGAGCTGGTCTCCGATTACGGAAAGATCCGCGATGCCATCGAGGCGGTCTTCCCGGCATTCGCCGACTTCAATGACCGCATAAAAACGCCAGGCGGTTTTCGGCTGTATGTTGCCGCGTCGGAGCGTGAGTGGCTGACGCCGACGAAGAAGGCCAATTTCATCGTCTATCCCGGAGTAGAGGAGGGTGATCCGCGTCTGGCGGATGATGAAGCTCTCACGCTCACGACGATCAGAAGTCATGACCAATACAACACGACGATCTATGGCATGAACGATCGCTATCGCGGAATTACCGGTCGCCGGGACGTCGTATTCGTCAATGAGCGAGACCTGTCAAGCCGCGGCTTGAAGCATGGCGACCTCGTCGATGTCAGCGTCGCATCCGATGCGGGATCGAAACCAGGCGCGCGAGCGATGCGCAATCTGACCGCGGTCGCCTTCAATATCGCGCAGGGCTCGGTTGCGGCCTATTATCCGGAGGCCAATGTCCTGGTTGCGCTCGATCACTACGATGAGAAATCGGGAACGCCTTCCTACAAGTCGGTTCCCGTTGTGGTTCGCGCCTCAGTAAAATAA
- a CDS encoding tripartite tricarboxylate transporter substrate binding protein: MRLTTYVLGVALAGLSVFGAYAQTFPTRSVTVIVPFAAGGPTDTIMRILGDRLAARWEKPVIIENRPGAGTILATAALARAEPDGYTLGVATNAFAINSAINHTLTYDTLKDFASISMVVSVPIVLVANPTFPPNSVAEFVALARKTGEPINFTSAGPRTVGHLAGAWLENLAGIKLTHIAYNGSAPALTDVLGGRVPIMFDLWSSVKPYVVEGRLKVLAVASAQRLSEAPQYPTLAETFPGFDVNAIQAIIVQKGVPAAVIDKISADIRIVVSSPEFADKVRPLGVFPRATTPQELDALFREEIERWSTIAKTANIQID; the protein is encoded by the coding sequence ATGCGGTTGACGACCTACGTGCTTGGCGTCGCGTTGGCGGGCCTGTCGGTCTTCGGCGCTTACGCTCAGACTTTCCCGACACGAAGCGTGACTGTGATCGTGCCGTTTGCGGCCGGCGGACCAACCGACACGATCATGCGCATTCTGGGCGATCGCCTGGCCGCACGCTGGGAGAAACCCGTAATCATCGAGAACCGACCCGGTGCCGGAACGATCCTGGCGACCGCCGCGCTCGCCAGGGCGGAGCCCGATGGTTACACGCTGGGGGTCGCCACCAACGCATTCGCGATCAATTCGGCGATCAACCACACGCTCACCTACGATACGCTGAAGGATTTCGCCAGCATCAGCATGGTGGTCTCGGTGCCGATCGTGCTGGTGGCGAACCCGACGTTTCCTCCCAACAGCGTTGCGGAGTTCGTCGCACTGGCCAGGAAGACAGGCGAGCCGATCAATTTCACCTCAGCCGGCCCGCGCACGGTCGGGCATCTCGCCGGCGCATGGCTGGAGAACCTCGCCGGCATCAAGCTGACGCATATCGCCTACAATGGCAGCGCGCCGGCGCTCACCGACGTGCTCGGCGGTCGCGTGCCAATCATGTTCGACCTGTGGAGCTCGGTAAAGCCCTACGTGGTCGAGGGCCGGTTGAAGGTGCTCGCCGTTGCCAGCGCGCAGCGCCTGAGCGAAGCGCCACAATACCCGACCCTGGCCGAAACTTTTCCGGGATTCGACGTCAATGCCATTCAGGCGATCATCGTGCAGAAGGGCGTTCCGGCGGCCGTGATCGACAAGATCTCCGCCGACATCCGCATCGTCGTGTCCTCACCGGAGTTCGCCGACAAGGTACGACCTCTCGGCGTCTTCCCGCGAGCGACGACGCCGCAAGAGCTCGATGCGCTGTTTCGCGAGGAGATCGAGCGCTGGTCTACCATCGCCAAGACCGCCAATATCCAGATCGACTGA
- the fdhD gene encoding formate dehydrogenase accessory sulfurtransferase FdhD: protein MEAARVVDREVWREGSSSLGSRSVPEETAVALTYNGGTYAVMMATPRDLEDFAVGFSLSEGVITSSSDIDSLDVIRLDDGVELRMWLRKPRGDRLQERRRRMAGPTGCGLCGIESIAEAMRPAAIVGRSRQFTPQQIMAAMESLPSRQTLNIETRAVHAAAFWNLTSGIAALREDVGRHNALDKLSGAVARASIAAGDGMILLTSRVSVEMVQKSAVIGVPVIVSVSAPTALAVRMADAAGITLAAIARADGFEVFTHPGRVSHAPLRRDAMAVSHD from the coding sequence ATGGAAGCGGCCCGAGTCGTCGATCGCGAGGTTTGGCGTGAAGGCAGTTCGAGCCTGGGCAGTCGCTCGGTTCCAGAAGAGACCGCGGTCGCCCTTACGTATAATGGCGGGACCTATGCCGTCATGATGGCGACGCCGCGGGATCTGGAGGATTTCGCCGTCGGCTTCAGCCTGAGTGAAGGCGTCATCACCTCTTCTTCTGATATCGATTCGCTGGACGTTATCCGTCTCGATGACGGTGTTGAGCTGCGGATGTGGCTCCGAAAACCGAGAGGCGATCGCCTGCAGGAGCGACGGCGGCGCATGGCGGGGCCGACCGGGTGCGGGTTGTGCGGCATCGAGTCAATCGCGGAAGCGATGCGTCCTGCGGCTATCGTCGGGCGCAGCCGGCAGTTCACGCCGCAGCAGATCATGGCTGCCATGGAGAGCCTGCCGTCGCGCCAAACGCTTAACATCGAGACGCGCGCGGTTCACGCTGCGGCCTTCTGGAATCTCACGAGTGGTATCGCTGCCTTGCGCGAGGACGTTGGTCGCCACAACGCGCTCGACAAGCTGTCCGGTGCGGTGGCGCGAGCGTCCATCGCGGCGGGCGATGGCATGATACTTCTCACCAGCCGCGTCTCGGTGGAGATGGTGCAGAAAAGCGCTGTGATCGGCGTGCCCGTGATCGTGTCGGTATCGGCACCGACCGCGCTCGCTGTTCGCATGGCGGATGCCGCAGGCATCACGCTGGCCGCGATCGCGCGTGCGGACGGATTCGAGGTGTTCACGCATCCTGGCCGCGTCTCGCATGCACCACTGCGACGTGATGCGATGGCTGTCAGTCACGACTGA
- a CDS encoding BA14K family protein, protein MTRFKILGAVAVLSLISATPVFAQAAIQEPGAFAFSYPNNDVLNGGRPTPAAGLDAMTPLLFGSGGPSIDSGTSASCVRYRSYDPASGTFVGRDGRRHECN, encoded by the coding sequence ATGACCAGATTCAAGATCCTCGGCGCTGTAGCCGTTCTGTCGCTGATATCGGCGACGCCGGTATTCGCGCAGGCGGCTATCCAGGAGCCGGGCGCGTTCGCATTTTCCTATCCCAACAACGATGTCCTGAACGGCGGCCGGCCCACGCCCGCGGCGGGCCTGGACGCCATGACGCCGCTGCTGTTCGGCAGCGGCGGCCCGTCCATCGACAGCGGCACAAGCGCTTCTTGCGTCCGGTATCGCTCCTACGATCCGGCTTCGGGTACGTTCGTTGGGCGTGACGGGCGCCGGCACGAGTGCAACTGA
- a CDS encoding MBL fold metallo-hydrolase — MSIWNLGGTTITRIEESERLGSMPLERFFSTMDREVLRRHQDWLAPKYYCPEHDRLRVSNHSWLIRTARQTILVDACTGNHKHRPFNPAFHQLETPYLDRLRQAGVSPSDIDVVLCTHLHADHVGWNTMLENGRWVPTFPRARYLFARAEEEYWRRAMNLVPENDPANRTVVYQDSVLPIIRAGRAELIDCSFAVEDHLVIEPAPGHTPGHIVLKLNCADATAIFCGDVVHHPIQICEPDWNTQFCIDQRLARETRRRILNEAASDDGWLFPTHFVHPYACKIAKTEASFMPVFDVS; from the coding sequence ATGTCGATCTGGAATCTCGGCGGAACGACGATTACCCGCATAGAAGAGAGCGAGCGGCTGGGGAGCATGCCGCTGGAGCGTTTCTTCAGCACGATGGACCGCGAGGTGTTGCGGCGGCATCAGGATTGGCTCGCTCCCAAGTATTATTGCCCGGAGCACGACAGGCTCAGGGTGAGCAATCATTCCTGGCTGATAAGAACTGCGCGCCAGACGATTCTTGTCGACGCTTGCACCGGCAATCACAAGCACCGACCATTCAATCCTGCCTTTCATCAGCTCGAAACGCCGTATCTCGATCGTCTCCGACAGGCCGGAGTATCGCCCTCGGATATCGATGTCGTGCTTTGCACGCACCTCCACGCCGACCATGTCGGCTGGAACACAATGCTTGAGAATGGCCGTTGGGTGCCGACCTTTCCGCGAGCCCGCTATCTGTTCGCTCGGGCGGAGGAGGAGTATTGGCGGCGAGCCATGAACCTTGTTCCGGAAAACGATCCCGCGAACCGAACTGTCGTATATCAAGATAGCGTATTGCCGATCATTCGTGCAGGGCGCGCCGAACTGATCGATTGCTCATTTGCAGTTGAAGATCATCTCGTCATCGAGCCGGCACCGGGGCATACGCCAGGTCATATCGTGTTGAAGCTCAACTGCGCCGATGCGACGGCCATATTCTGCGGCGATGTGGTCCATCATCCGATTCAGATCTGTGAGCCGGATTGGAACACTCAGTTCTGCATCGACCAGCGGCTCGCCCGCGAAACGCGACGAAGAATTCTCAACGAGGCCGCCAGCGACGACGGATGGCTCTTTCCGACGCATTTCGTTCATCCCTATGCCTGCAAGATCGCGAAAACCGAGGCGAGCTTCATGCCTGTCTTCGATGTCTCCTGA
- a CDS encoding DNA starvation/stationary phase protection protein, translating into MLQKAPLTIPTTIPEAAVHEISRALKLLLSDVFALYLKTKNFHWHMSGPHFRDYHLMLDDQGNQIFAMTDAIAERARKLGATTVRSIGQISRSQRIVDNDADYVKPLDMIAELRDDNAALTQNMREVHSLCDEAGDVATASLLENWIDESEERTWFLFECGRQV; encoded by the coding sequence ATGTTGCAGAAAGCGCCGCTGACGATTCCCACGACCATTCCGGAAGCAGCAGTCCATGAAATCTCGCGGGCGTTGAAGCTGCTTCTCTCTGACGTCTTCGCCCTGTACCTCAAGACAAAGAACTTTCACTGGCACATGTCCGGCCCGCATTTCCGCGATTATCATTTGATGCTTGATGATCAAGGCAATCAGATTTTCGCGATGACGGATGCCATCGCCGAGCGCGCGCGAAAGCTCGGAGCTACGACCGTCCGTTCGATCGGGCAGATTTCGCGGTCTCAGCGTATCGTCGACAACGACGCCGACTACGTCAAGCCGCTGGACATGATCGCTGAACTGCGGGACGACAATGCAGCCCTGACGCAGAACATGCGCGAGGTGCATTCGCTGTGCGACGAGGCCGGCGACGTGGCCACCGCAAGCCTGCTCGAGAACTGGATCGACGAATCCGAAGAGCGAACCTGGTTTCTCTTCGAATGCGGCCGACAGGTCTGA